Proteins from one Pseudomonas grandcourensis genomic window:
- a CDS encoding urease accessory protein UreF: MNPAWALLRLASPQLPIGGYSYSQGLEMAVDNGRVHDPDSARRWISDQLLLNLARFEAPLLLAHCVAACEENWDELLLRCEAHRASRETRELHQESRQMGYSLQQLLNGLPELDAPARAFLEQRSEPHLALGWALAARAWQISPQDALAAWLWSWLENQLAVLMKTLPLGQQAAQRLTSELLPLLQQAQQNATRIHPDHYGSAAFGLSLACMAHERQYSRLFRS, translated from the coding sequence ATGAACCCGGCCTGGGCGCTGTTGCGCCTGGCCAGTCCGCAATTGCCGATTGGCGGCTACAGCTATTCCCAAGGGCTGGAAATGGCTGTGGATAACGGCCGGGTTCACGACCCCGACAGTGCGCGACGCTGGATCAGCGATCAGTTGCTTTTGAATCTGGCACGCTTCGAAGCGCCGTTATTGCTCGCCCATTGCGTGGCCGCCTGCGAGGAAAACTGGGACGAATTGCTGCTTCGCTGCGAAGCGCATCGCGCCAGTCGCGAAACCCGCGAGCTGCATCAGGAGAGCCGGCAGATGGGCTACTCGTTGCAGCAATTGCTCAATGGCTTGCCGGAACTCGACGCCCCCGCCCGCGCCTTCCTTGAACAACGCAGCGAGCCACATCTGGCCCTGGGGTGGGCCTTGGCCGCGCGCGCCTGGCAGATCAGCCCGCAGGACGCCCTCGCCGCATGGCTCTGGAGCTGGCTGGAAAACCAATTGGCAGTGCTGATGAAAACCCTGCCCCTGGGTCAACAAGCCGCCCAACGCTTGACCAGCGAACTGTTGCCGCTGCTTCAACAAGCTCAGCAGAACGCCACCCGAATCCATCCCGATCATTACGGCAGCGCCGCTTTCGGCCTGTCCCTGGCGTGTATGGCCCACGAGCGCCAGTACAGCCGCCTGTTCCGTTCCTAG
- a CDS encoding AsmA family protein, with translation MTRTQKTFVWTLSTFLTLLMMLVLIIVFFDWNRIKPPLNAKISEELHRAFAINGKLSVVWQPEPDEGGWRAWIPWPHVVAEDLSLGNPDWSKQPQMVTLKRVELRISPLALLAQRVVIPRIDLTEPNAQLQRLADGRANWTFKFDPKDPNAEPSSWVVDIGAIGFDKGHVTLDDQSLKTQLDVLIDPLGKPIPFSDIVGDKAAKAAQEKGSSPQDYAFALKVNGQYHGQKLAGQGKIGGLLALQDAARPFPLQAQVKIADSSVELAGTLTDPRNLGALDLRLKLAGTSLGNLYPLTGVILPDTPPYATDGHLIAKLHEAGGAVFRYEEFNGKIGESDIHGNLTYVASQSRPKLSGSLLSNQLLFADLAPLIGADSNAEQKARGGDSKQPADKVLPVEEFKTDRWRDMDADVEFTGKRIVHSEKLPFNDLYTHLVLTDGVLSLEPLRFGVAGGKLDAQIRLNGRTDPLEGQARLTARGFKLKQLFPGFEPMKTSFGELNGDADISGRGNSVAKLLGSANGNLKMLINDGAISRELMELAGLNVGNYVVGKIFGDKEVKINCAAADFGIQSGLASTRLFVFDTENAIVYIDGTANMATEQLDLTITPESKGWRLISLRSPLYVRGKFIKPDAGVKAVPLMLRGAGMVALGVIAAPAAGLLALVAPSGGETNQCAPLLEQMKAGKAPKTVKN, from the coding sequence ATGACGCGCACTCAAAAGACGTTTGTCTGGACCCTTTCCACTTTCCTTACCTTGTTGATGATGCTGGTGCTGATCATCGTGTTCTTCGACTGGAACCGGATCAAACCGCCGCTCAACGCGAAAATTTCCGAAGAACTGCACCGCGCTTTTGCCATCAACGGCAAACTGTCGGTGGTCTGGCAGCCCGAGCCAGATGAAGGCGGCTGGCGCGCCTGGATACCGTGGCCGCATGTGGTGGCCGAAGATTTGAGCCTGGGCAATCCCGACTGGTCGAAACAGCCGCAGATGGTCACCCTCAAGCGGGTGGAGCTGCGTATTTCACCTCTGGCATTGCTGGCGCAGCGGGTGGTGATCCCACGTATCGATCTCACCGAGCCCAACGCCCAACTGCAACGCCTGGCTGACGGGCGCGCCAACTGGACCTTCAAATTCGACCCGAAGGACCCGAACGCCGAGCCTTCGAGCTGGGTGGTGGATATCGGTGCGATCGGCTTCGACAAGGGCCACGTCACCCTCGACGACCAGAGCCTTAAGACGCAACTCGACGTGCTGATCGATCCATTGGGCAAGCCGATTCCATTCAGCGATATCGTTGGCGACAAAGCGGCGAAAGCCGCGCAGGAGAAGGGTTCATCACCCCAGGACTATGCGTTCGCCCTCAAGGTCAACGGCCAGTACCACGGCCAGAAGCTCGCGGGCCAGGGCAAGATTGGCGGGCTGTTGGCACTGCAGGATGCAGCACGGCCGTTTCCGCTTCAGGCACAGGTGAAGATCGCCGATTCCAGCGTTGAACTGGCCGGCACCCTGACCGATCCGCGGAACCTCGGCGCCCTGGACCTGCGTCTGAAATTGGCCGGCACCAGCCTGGGCAACCTCTACCCGCTGACCGGTGTGATCCTGCCGGACACGCCGCCCTATGCCACCGACGGCCATCTGATCGCCAAGTTGCACGAGGCGGGTGGCGCAGTGTTTCGCTATGAGGAGTTCAACGGCAAGATCGGCGAAAGCGACATTCACGGCAATCTGACCTACGTGGCCAGCCAGTCACGGCCAAAACTCAGCGGTTCGCTGTTGTCCAATCAATTGCTGTTCGCTGACCTGGCACCGCTGATTGGTGCCGACTCCAACGCCGAACAGAAGGCCCGAGGCGGTGACAGCAAACAACCGGCGGACAAAGTGCTGCCGGTCGAAGAGTTCAAGACCGATCGCTGGCGCGATATGGACGCCGATGTCGAGTTCACCGGCAAGCGCATCGTGCACAGCGAAAAACTGCCGTTCAACGACCTCTATACCCATCTGGTGCTCACCGATGGCGTACTCAGCCTCGAGCCGCTGCGATTCGGCGTGGCCGGCGGCAAGCTGGATGCGCAGATTCGCCTGAACGGCCGCACCGACCCACTGGAGGGCCAAGCCAGGCTCACGGCGCGAGGCTTCAAGCTCAAGCAGTTGTTCCCCGGCTTTGAACCGATGAAAACCAGTTTCGGCGAACTCAACGGCGATGCTGATATCAGCGGGCGCGGCAATTCGGTGGCCAAACTGCTGGGCAGCGCCAATGGCAATCTGAAAATGCTGATCAACGATGGCGCCATCAGTCGCGAATTGATGGAGCTGGCGGGCCTGAACGTCGGCAACTACGTGGTCGGCAAGATCTTTGGCGACAAGGAAGTGAAGATCAACTGCGCCGCCGCCGACTTCGGCATCCAGTCTGGCCTGGCGAGTACCCGCCTGTTTGTGTTCGACACCGAGAACGCCATTGTTTACATCGATGGCACGGCGAACATGGCGACCGAGCAACTGGACCTGACGATCACCCCGGAATCCAAAGGTTGGCGCCTGATTTCACTGCGTTCGCCGCTGTATGTGCGCGGCAAGTTCATCAAGCCCGATGCCGGGGTCAAGGCCGTGCCGTTGATGCTGCGCGGAGCCGGGATGGTCGCGCTGGGCGTGATCGCCGCACCGGCCGCAGGTTTGCTGGCGCTGGTGGCGCCAAGCGGCGGCGAGACGAACCAGTGTGCACCGTTGCTGGAGCAGATGAAGGCCGGCAAGGCGCCGAAGACTGTCAAAAACTGA
- a CDS encoding AGE family epimerase/isomerase, with translation MPPVSRSASQPELTALFASVHQHFLNVIMPLWQGPGWNADMALPYEALDAEHRPLPPQRYRAMACARQLYLFASLIGQVPGAEERAAALFRSLQRHFHDAEHGGWFYSVDAQGAPLDQRKDLYTHVFILFACAHYWDKVREPLVESVLNASLEVVAQRFATDDGLYEATLDRNWASLDSGPLQNPLMHLAEAFLATLSVREDLDVQQALVELCTAMHARFIDPQHGVLMEKPLGAVDNWFEPGHQFEWYFLLESSALLRNSTLHADLERAFAFTEQVGVDQQTGAVRAMLDFAAEGGVRDATQRIWAQAEYLRALTLRPDSEAVVLRQLQALQQRSLHAGGWYECRDEHGEVSRRDMPSTTPYHLATCYRGLVQYLG, from the coding sequence ATGCCGCCTGTTTCCCGCTCCGCCTCCCAGCCTGAATTGACCGCCCTGTTCGCCTCGGTGCATCAGCACTTCCTGAACGTCATCATGCCGCTCTGGCAAGGTCCGGGCTGGAACGCCGACATGGCGTTGCCCTACGAGGCGCTGGATGCCGAACACCGACCGCTGCCACCGCAACGCTACCGGGCCATGGCCTGTGCGCGGCAGTTGTATCTGTTTGCCAGCCTGATCGGTCAGGTGCCGGGCGCCGAAGAGCGTGCCGCCGCGTTGTTCCGCTCGTTGCAGCGGCACTTCCACGATGCCGAGCATGGCGGCTGGTTCTACAGTGTCGATGCACAAGGGGCGCCGCTGGATCAGCGTAAAGACCTCTACACCCACGTCTTCATCCTGTTCGCCTGCGCCCATTACTGGGACAAGGTCCGCGAGCCGCTGGTGGAGTCGGTGCTCAACGCCTCGCTGGAAGTGGTCGCGCAGCGTTTCGCCACGGACGACGGTCTGTACGAAGCCACCCTCGACCGCAACTGGGCATCGCTGGATAGCGGCCCTTTGCAAAATCCGCTGATGCACCTGGCCGAAGCATTCCTCGCCACCCTGTCGGTGCGCGAAGACCTCGACGTGCAACAGGCACTCGTCGAGTTATGCACAGCCATGCACGCGCGCTTTATCGATCCGCAGCACGGCGTATTGATGGAAAAGCCGCTAGGGGCTGTGGATAACTGGTTTGAACCGGGGCACCAGTTCGAGTGGTATTTCCTGCTGGAATCCTCGGCGCTGTTGCGCAATTCGACGCTGCATGCCGATCTGGAGCGGGCCTTCGCCTTTACCGAGCAAGTGGGCGTCGATCAGCAGACTGGCGCCGTGCGGGCGATGCTCGACTTCGCAGCGGAGGGTGGCGTGCGGGACGCCACGCAGCGGATCTGGGCCCAGGCCGAGTACCTGCGCGCATTGACGCTGCGTCCGGACAGCGAAGCGGTTGTACTGCGTCAATTGCAAGCATTGCAGCAGCGTTCGCTGCATGCCGGCGGCTGGTACGAATGCCGTGACGAGCACGGTGAAGTCAGCCGCCGCGACATGCCATCGACCACGCCCTATCACCTGGCGACCTGTTATCGCGGGTTAGTGCAATATCTCGGCTGA
- a CDS encoding TetR family transcriptional regulator: MLPRAEQKQQTRNALMDAARRLMDGGRGFGSLSLREVAKTAGIVPTGFYRHFTDMDELGLVLVSEVGQTFRETIRLVRHNEFVMGGIIDASVRIFLDVVSANRSQFLFLAREQYGGSLPVRQAIGRLREDISSDLAADLSLMPKLQHLDIADLSVMADLIVKSVFATLPDIIDPPAEALPEHLTPQAKITQQLRFIFIGLKHWQGLGSTE; encoded by the coding sequence ATGCTGCCCCGCGCCGAACAGAAACAACAAACCCGTAACGCCCTGATGGACGCTGCCCGGCGCCTGATGGATGGCGGCCGAGGATTCGGCAGCCTGAGCCTGCGCGAAGTCGCGAAAACCGCCGGGATCGTACCGACCGGTTTCTATCGGCATTTTACCGATATGGATGAATTGGGCCTGGTGCTGGTCAGCGAAGTCGGCCAGACATTCCGCGAAACCATTCGCCTGGTACGACACAACGAATTCGTGATGGGTGGCATCATCGATGCTTCGGTACGGATCTTTCTCGACGTGGTCAGCGCCAACCGTTCGCAGTTCCTGTTTCTCGCCCGTGAGCAATACGGCGGTTCGCTGCCGGTGCGCCAGGCCATCGGCCGTTTGCGTGAAGACATCAGCTCGGACCTGGCGGCGGATTTGTCACTGATGCCGAAACTGCAGCATCTGGACATCGCCGACCTCAGCGTCATGGCGGACCTGATCGTCAAGAGCGTGTTCGCCACCCTGCCGGACATCATCGATCCGCCAGCCGAGGCCTTGCCCGAGCACCTGACGCCCCAGGCGAAAATCACCCAGCAGTTGCGGTTTATCTTTATCGGCCTCAAGCATTGGCAAGGGCTCGGTAGCACCGAGTAA
- the ureE gene encoding urease accessory protein UreE translates to MLVIHRRIDPQPVWAAELHLTFEARSKSRLRCFSAEGEDVGLFLERGQPPLHDGECLQAEDGRIVRVCARPEHLLHVTCANAFELTRAAYHLGNRHVALQVGDGWLRLLDDYVLKAMLEQLGAVAVNIEAPFQPEHGAYGGGHHHSRHGDEDFNYAPKLHQFGVRT, encoded by the coding sequence ATGCTGGTGATTCATCGCAGAATCGACCCTCAACCCGTCTGGGCCGCTGAACTGCACCTGACGTTCGAAGCCCGCAGCAAAAGCCGTTTGCGCTGTTTCAGTGCCGAGGGCGAAGACGTCGGGTTGTTTTTGGAGCGCGGTCAGCCGCCATTGCATGACGGCGAATGCCTGCAAGCCGAAGACGGGCGAATCGTGCGTGTCTGCGCTCGCCCCGAACACTTGCTGCACGTCACCTGTGCCAATGCCTTCGAACTGACCCGCGCGGCCTATCACCTGGGCAACCGTCATGTCGCCCTGCAAGTCGGCGACGGCTGGTTGCGCCTGCTCGACGATTACGTGCTCAAGGCCATGCTCGAGCAACTCGGTGCCGTTGCCGTGAACATCGAGGCGCCGTTCCAGCCGGAACACGGTGCCTACGGCGGTGGCCATCATCATTCTCGCCACGGCGATGAAGACTTCAACTACGCGCCGAAACTGCACCAGTTCGGCGTACGCACATGA
- a CDS encoding cation transporter, translating to MSNRGEQSLLKQSTFLMLAVTFAGIITGFASGAQSILFDGFFSLIAAFIKVLMLITARLIAKESNQRFQFGSWHLEPMVLVIEGSFIFLVAIYAFLNGVFGIISGGREVELGLVIFYAAFFTVVELIYFFYVRERNRTLKSSLIQFDNISWLVDAMLSAGLLVSFLIALLLKTQGYDKWAVYVDPMILILLALGMLPPAFKILGPALRDVLGIVPDQLDDKVRQVMEEAKVEHGFDDYISYVQKHGRACFIEIHIVLPKDYWLDGVGQLDSLREEISTKLGEPDAARWLTISFTGDRKWIE from the coding sequence GTGAGTAATCGAGGCGAGCAGTCGCTGCTCAAACAATCGACCTTCCTGATGCTCGCCGTGACATTCGCCGGGATCATCACCGGTTTTGCTTCGGGCGCCCAATCCATCCTGTTCGATGGCTTCTTTTCGTTGATCGCGGCCTTCATCAAGGTCTTGATGCTGATCACCGCCCGGCTGATCGCCAAGGAAAGCAACCAGCGCTTCCAGTTCGGCTCCTGGCACCTGGAGCCCATGGTGCTGGTGATCGAGGGCAGCTTCATTTTCCTGGTCGCTATTTATGCCTTTCTCAACGGTGTGTTCGGCATCATCAGTGGTGGCCGCGAGGTCGAACTGGGGTTGGTGATCTTCTACGCGGCGTTCTTCACTGTCGTTGAGCTCATTTATTTTTTCTACGTCCGCGAACGCAATCGCACGCTCAAGTCATCGCTGATCCAGTTCGACAACATCAGTTGGCTGGTGGACGCGATGCTGTCGGCGGGCCTGCTGGTGAGCTTCCTGATCGCGTTGCTGCTCAAGACCCAGGGGTACGACAAGTGGGCGGTGTATGTCGACCCGATGATCCTGATCCTGCTGGCCTTGGGCATGCTCCCCCCGGCGTTCAAAATCCTCGGACCGGCATTGCGCGATGTGCTGGGGATCGTCCCGGATCAACTGGACGACAAGGTGCGTCAGGTGATGGAGGAGGCGAAGGTCGAGCATGGTTTCGACGATTACATTTCCTACGTGCAGAAACACGGCAGGGCCTGTTTTATCGAGATTCACATCGTATTGCCGAAGGATTACTGGCTGGACGGTGTGGGGCAACTGGACAGTTTGCGCGAGGAAATTTCCACAAAACTTGGCGAGCCGGATGCCGCACGATGGTTGACCATCAGCTTTACCGGGGATCGCAAGTGGATTGAGTGA
- a CDS encoding HupE/UreJ family protein, whose amino-acid sequence MTLKRILGALALLLTPALAFAHPGHGDNGLMAGISHPLGGLDHLLAMLAVGLWAAQQQGAARWALPSTFVGTLLIGGLLGFEGLNLPALESGIAASVLALGLAVALAVRPPLVMAVGATALFALFHGVAHGLELPDMSSPWTYAAGFVVATAVLHAAGYVLVRVLPQAAAPLVRLAGAASAATGVWLLAG is encoded by the coding sequence ATGACACTCAAACGTATTCTCGGCGCCCTGGCCCTGCTGCTGACCCCGGCCCTCGCCTTCGCCCATCCGGGACATGGCGACAATGGCTTGATGGCCGGTATCAGCCATCCGCTGGGCGGTCTCGATCACTTGCTGGCGATGCTGGCGGTCGGCCTTTGGGCAGCGCAACAACAAGGCGCCGCACGCTGGGCGTTGCCGAGCACCTTTGTCGGCACCCTGTTGATTGGCGGGCTGTTGGGTTTTGAAGGACTGAACCTGCCGGCACTGGAGAGCGGGATTGCTGCTTCCGTGTTGGCCTTGGGGCTGGCGGTTGCCTTGGCGGTGCGTCCACCGTTGGTGATGGCAGTAGGTGCGACGGCTTTGTTTGCATTGTTTCATGGTGTCGCGCACGGGCTGGAACTGCCGGACATGTCGAGTCCCTGGACCTACGCCGCAGGCTTTGTCGTGGCGACGGCGGTGTTGCACGCGGCGGGTTATGTGCTGGTGCGGGTGTTGCCGCAGGCCGCAGCGCCATTGGTGCGATTGGCGGGTGCTGCTTCGGCGGCGACCGGGGTGTGGTTGCTGGCTGGCTGA
- the ureG gene encoding urease accessory protein UreG, with product MNTQPLRVGIGGPVGSGKTALTLALCLALRERYNLAVVTNDIYTREDADFLVRNEALAPERIIGVETGGCPHTAIREDASINLEAVDQLNRRFPGLDLILVESGGDNLSATFSPELSDLTIYVIDVSAGDKLPRKGGPGICKSDLLVINKIDLAPLVGASLEMMNSDTQRMRNGKPFVFSNQKTGLGLEEIIAFIERQGLLTAA from the coding sequence ATGAACACACAACCCCTGCGTGTCGGCATCGGCGGCCCGGTCGGCTCCGGCAAAACCGCTCTGACCCTGGCCCTGTGCCTGGCCCTGCGCGAGCGCTACAACCTGGCCGTCGTGACCAACGACATCTACACCCGCGAAGACGCCGATTTTCTGGTGCGCAACGAAGCCCTGGCGCCGGAACGCATCATCGGTGTGGAAACCGGTGGCTGCCCGCACACGGCCATCCGCGAAGACGCCTCGATCAACCTCGAAGCCGTGGATCAGCTCAACCGCCGCTTTCCCGGGCTGGACCTGATTCTCGTGGAGTCCGGGGGCGACAACCTTTCCGCGACCTTCAGCCCGGAACTGTCCGACCTGACCATCTACGTGATCGACGTCTCGGCCGGCGACAAGCTGCCGCGCAAAGGCGGGCCGGGGATCTGCAAGTCCGACCTGCTGGTGATCAACAAGATCGACCTCGCGCCGTTGGTCGGTGCCTCACTGGAGATGATGAACAGCGACACCCAGCGCATGCGCAACGGCAAGCCGTTCGTGTTCAGCAATCAGAAAACCGGCCTGGGCCTGGAAGAGATCATCGCCTTCATCGAACGCCAGGGTTTGCTGACCGCGGCCTGA